One stretch of Thermoprotei archaeon DNA includes these proteins:
- the coxB gene encoding cytochrome c oxidase subunit II produces MLFVVLSPSTIRWQSLFNLYLISALIVMSIVFAWFVYVIIRYRRHSEPSDAPNLGSFPSERGSIKIALIIAILLGILFLGLTVETVGTLNFIQNIPNNPDSLHIKVIGKRFEWTFVYPNGTTTTKLIVPAGKVVVLEITSVDVFHSFGIPALRLKADAIPGKINYLWFKVDQKGTYMIRCYELCGTGHAAMITDLVVV; encoded by the coding sequence ATGTTGTTTGTTGTATTATCCCCGAGCACAATTCGATGGCAATCGCTTTTTAACTTATATTTAATATCTGCCCTTATAGTAATGAGTATTGTGTTTGCTTGGTTTGTTTATGTCATTATTAGATATAGACGTCATTCAGAACCATCCGATGCTCCTAATTTAGGTTCATTTCCATCGGAAAGAGGAAGTATAAAAATAGCACTAATAATAGCTATTCTCTTAGGTATACTTTTTTTAGGGCTTACTGTTGAGACTGTTGGCACTCTTAATTTCATACAAAATATTCCAAATAATCCGGATAGCCTTCATATAAAAGTCATAGGTAAGCGATTTGAATGGACCTTTGTGTATCCAAATGGAACTACAACAACTAAACTCATAGTTCCAGCTGGAAAAGTTGTTGTATTAGAAATCACCAGTGTTGATGTATTTCATTCATTTGGTATACCTGCACTTAGGCTTAAAGCCGATGCAATTCCTGGCAAAATTAATTACCTATGGTTTAAGGTTGATCAGAAGGGAACTTATATGATAAGATGTTATGAATTATGTGGGACAGGTCATGCAGCAATGATTACCGATTTAGTCGTTGTGTGA
- a CDS encoding cbb3-type cytochrome c oxidase subunit I, which translates to MSDQNSSVKNKNNMNSKIREWLFTTNHKNIGILYFITSIIFFFVAGTLALLMRTQLAIPANNFLNADEYNQAVTMHGLVMLLWFISPLGTAFANYFIPLQIGARDLAFPRLNAMSYWLYLFSGIVAVSGFVLGGAADVGWTYYAPLTAVKYSPGPGVTLGAAAIAMLSGSVTMSTINFLVTIIKMRAPGMKLMNLPLYTWFIFFTQVLMLVVFPPLLGAVIMLLSDRILGTTFFSSVGASIIWDNLFWFFGHPEVYIILLPGFGIIPEVLSVFSRKPYYGKKIIIASLAAGTILSMSVWGHHMYATGVNTEWREFMNITTEIISIPFGLITLSFIATLVGGSIRFKTPLLFALGSIFLFIVGGSTGVFQSSVPLDLQFRGTYWVVGHFHYVMVGATLFGLIAGMYYWFPKITGRLYNEKLGKIHFILSFIGFNILYGPMFLLIDMPRRIWTYQPNTGWGDLNLIATIGAFIFGPAQLILVYNLYRSRKHGEPAGSNPWGGWTLEWATSSPPPPEDFPGIPDLSSGTLRFIQLDGSGITETYGNHHNHLSTWPVILAISTALFLFGASLSPLNFIGIVILFAGVIIGFYALIGWARDDMHERFKIPEEPMREQWPFGKTDRVKLGMWILIFGEALLFGTLISTYAYYRYIDISSWPAPGTVHNISIGMINTLILLTSSFTLVMALAFDRANNLRGVRISLLLTFSLGLLFIVIKSFEWSELFRNGFVFSSGLPASTYFITTGTHGAHVIAGLAGLLYLIVRTFKGHIKLSTLENFGIYWHFVDIVWVFLFPLFYLL; encoded by the coding sequence ATGAGTGACCAAAATTCTTCCGTAAAAAATAAAAACAACATGAACAGTAAAATACGTGAATGGTTATTCACGACTAATCATAAAAATATAGGTATACTCTACTTCATAACATCTATAATCTTCTTTTTTGTGGCAGGAACATTGGCATTACTAATGAGAACTCAATTGGCTATACCAGCTAATAATTTTCTAAATGCTGATGAATATAATCAAGCTGTGACCATGCACGGATTAGTTATGTTACTTTGGTTCATTTCTCCTTTAGGGACGGCATTTGCAAATTATTTTATTCCATTGCAGATCGGTGCTAGAGATCTAGCGTTTCCTAGACTTAATGCAATGAGCTATTGGCTCTATTTGTTTTCAGGTATAGTTGCAGTTTCAGGATTTGTTCTTGGAGGAGCCGCGGATGTTGGTTGGACATACTACGCACCACTAACAGCAGTAAAATATAGCCCAGGACCTGGCGTAACACTTGGTGCAGCTGCTATAGCTATGCTTAGTGGTTCTGTGACGATGAGTACTATAAACTTTTTGGTAACAATTATTAAAATGCGCGCACCAGGCATGAAATTAATGAATCTTCCACTTTATACATGGTTTATCTTCTTTACTCAAGTATTAATGTTAGTTGTATTTCCACCACTACTTGGTGCAGTTATCATGTTACTTTCTGATAGGATCTTGGGGACTACATTCTTTAGTTCTGTTGGAGCATCAATAATTTGGGACAATCTTTTCTGGTTCTTTGGTCATCCCGAAGTCTATATAATATTGCTTCCTGGTTTTGGTATTATCCCAGAGGTTCTGAGCGTTTTTTCACGTAAACCCTATTATGGAAAGAAAATTATTATAGCATCTTTAGCAGCTGGCACAATCTTAAGCATGAGTGTCTGGGGTCATCATATGTACGCTACTGGTGTAAATACAGAATGGAGAGAGTTTATGAATATAACTACTGAAATCATATCTATACCATTTGGCCTTATTACCCTTTCTTTCATAGCAACGTTAGTGGGAGGTTCTATTAGATTCAAAACACCCTTGTTATTTGCTTTAGGTTCGATATTTCTCTTTATAGTAGGAGGTTCTACAGGTGTTTTTCAATCGTCAGTGCCTCTTGATTTACAATTTAGAGGAACATACTGGGTTGTTGGTCATTTCCACTATGTCATGGTGGGAGCTACACTCTTTGGTTTGATTGCGGGCATGTATTATTGGTTCCCAAAAATAACTGGGCGGCTTTATAACGAAAAGCTTGGTAAAATACACTTCATACTGTCATTTATTGGATTTAACATTCTCTATGGTCCAATGTTTCTCCTAATTGATATGCCTAGGCGGATCTGGACTTACCAACCTAATACTGGATGGGGTGATTTAAACTTAATTGCTACCATAGGAGCATTTATCTTCGGGCCTGCTCAGCTTATCCTTGTATATAACCTTTATAGGAGCAGGAAACACGGGGAACCTGCAGGTTCCAATCCATGGGGAGGATGGACTCTTGAATGGGCCACAAGTTCGCCACCACCTCCTGAAGATTTTCCGGGAATTCCCGATTTAAGTAGTGGCACCCTTCGTTTTATACAACTGGATGGTTCAGGAATTACTGAAACATATGGTAATCATCATAATCATTTAAGTACTTGGCCTGTTATACTTGCAATATCTACAGCCTTATTCTTATTTGGAGCCAGTTTATCACCGTTAAACTTTATTGGTATTGTAATACTTTTTGCAGGTGTAATAATTGGTTTTTATGCGCTCATAGGTTGGGCTAGAGATGATATGCACGAACGTTTTAAGATTCCTGAAGAACCTATGAGAGAACAGTGGCCATTTGGAAAAACGGATAGAGTAAAGCTTGGTATGTGGATTCTCATATTTGGTGAAGCATTACTATTCGGAACACTAATTAGTACATATGCCTATTACAGGTATATAGATATATCATCATGGCCTGCACCAGGCACTGTGCATAATATATCTATAGGTATGATTAATACTTTAATACTTCTCACTAGTAGTTTCACGTTAGTAATGGCATTAGCATTTGATAGAGCTAACAATTTACGTGGTGTACGTATTAGCTTATTATTAACGTTCTCTCTTGGACTATTGTTCATAGTAATTAAAAGCTTTGAGTGGAGCGAATTATTTAGAAATGGGTTTGTATTTTCGAGCGGTTTACCTGCATCGACGTATTTCATAACCACCGGCACTCATGGCGCTCATGTGATCGCAGGTCTAGCTGGACTGCTCTATTTAATAGTGAGAACTTTTAAAGGTCATATAAAGCTTAGCACACTTGAAAACTTCGGCATATACTGGCATTTTGTGGACATTGTGTGGGTCTTTCTCTTTCCGCTATTCTATCTATTATGA
- a CDS encoding cytochrome C oxidase subunit IV family protein, with the protein MKSYIVVYIILILVTLLEVSLTIGIFSYLIASTMILILASIKALLIALFYQRLKYEVDPLRLIPLTAFIVISGLLVAIITSVISISFS; encoded by the coding sequence ATGAAATCATACATAGTTGTATACATAATATTAATTCTAGTAACACTGCTTGAAGTTTCTCTAACTATTGGTATTTTTAGTTATCTAATAGCATCAACCATGATACTTATTCTCGCAAGCATAAAAGCACTACTCATAGCATTATTTTACCAGCGTCTTAAATATGAAGTTGATCCTCTAAGATTAATACCACTTACAGCTTTTATAGTAATCTCAGGTCTTTTAGTAGCTATAATTACTTCAGTAATTTCAATATCATTTTCCTAA
- a CDS encoding helix-turn-helix domain-containing protein, with product MRTSITFFYDKCWASIIVTQYNLVVRLLSMDIKNLSSGFASEYAEIIGNEQNITKALKLLKNYPDIIDYEIIRKYSDGQRVLIKIDLLLPQCPLFRVMRIFSKEKSFPIIERVRYDGSLEWNMNINHKRTAKIIINKLKKMGADQIAIKFKNEKELASKSFYILKYAYERGYFDVKRKITLKELSSELNIPASTLDTTLRRGIKKIMDEVAK from the coding sequence ATGAGAACTAGTATTACGTTTTTTTATGATAAATGTTGGGCTTCGATTATAGTAACTCAATATAACTTAGTAGTCAGATTATTGTCAATGGACATCAAAAATTTATCAAGTGGTTTTGCCAGCGAATATGCAGAAATTATAGGTAATGAGCAAAACATAACAAAGGCTCTTAAGTTGTTAAAAAATTATCCTGATATAATCGATTATGAGATAATAAGGAAATATTCAGATGGGCAACGAGTTTTAATTAAAATTGATTTATTATTACCTCAATGCCCGCTCTTCAGAGTGATGCGCATATTTTCTAAAGAAAAAAGCTTTCCCATTATAGAGAGAGTAAGGTATGACGGATCTCTTGAGTGGAATATGAACATTAATCATAAACGTACAGCAAAAATAATAATAAACAAACTTAAAAAAATGGGAGCTGATCAAATTGCTATAAAATTTAAAAATGAAAAAGAATTAGCCTCCAAATCATTCTATATACTGAAATATGCATATGAACGCGGTTATTTTGATGTGAAACGAAAGATTACTCTAAAAGAATTATCAAGCGAGCTCAACATTCCTGCGAGCACATTGGACACAACACTGAGAAGGGGTATAAAGAAGATCATGGACGAAGTAGCTAAATGA
- a CDS encoding Rieske 2Fe-2S domain-containing protein: MLRFGNYGVLTMNSNPSNEEKISRRTFVRMILVASGMLTIGAFTPLISYLGERVTSVQAQSEVKIGNLNDLTKLADQANPPIATSIFIYPPEPDAYYTDMLIVRKTPDQSGNLGDYDVKAFNRTCVHLQCLVNYNPNNPEFGPVLQCPCHGSIYRLTDALPLAGPAKLLNLNPLPQVILKIVKSTGDIYAIGFNGKIVLGRPKDQPLIAPMVV; the protein is encoded by the coding sequence GTGTTACGTTTTGGTAATTACGGTGTTTTAACAATGAACTCTAATCCTAGTAATGAAGAAAAAATTTCACGTCGCACGTTCGTGAGAATGATATTGGTTGCGTCAGGAATGTTGACCATAGGAGCTTTCACTCCATTAATTTCTTATTTAGGAGAGCGTGTTACATCAGTACAGGCTCAAAGTGAAGTAAAAATTGGAAATTTAAATGATTTAACTAAGTTAGCTGATCAGGCAAATCCTCCCATCGCAACAAGCATATTTATTTATCCTCCGGAACCTGATGCCTATTATACTGATATGCTTATTGTACGTAAGACGCCAGATCAAAGTGGTAATTTAGGTGATTATGATGTAAAAGCATTTAATAGAACATGTGTACATCTTCAATGTCTAGTGAATTATAATCCTAATAATCCAGAATTTGGTCCGGTACTTCAATGTCCATGTCATGGAAGTATTTACCGTCTTACTGATGCTCTTCCCTTAGCAGGTCCAGCTAAATTATTAAATTTGAATCCGTTACCTCAAGTCATACTTAAAATTGTGAAATCAACTGGTGATATATATGCTATTGGCTTTAATGGAAAAATTGTTCTTGGAAGACCTAAAGATCAACCTCTTATTGCGCCAATGGTAGTCTGA
- a CDS encoding cytochrome b N-terminal domain-containing protein: MSSKKKGIFSWITDRMERMLFNGAKFIIPKKPTNPLAYLGMLTFMDFLLLGITGALLTIYYTPTFELNLTNRTFTSPWNSVKTINDVIAFGYILRNIHYHASNAMVLLAILHLSYQLFSGRYKLKNELIWVTGVVFGLITILEAYSGYDLIVNVRAQLAMNVGRGLALNTPFLGDTLANLLFGPGSLSSMVIHLYAFHIFLLPFIMVLLAIFHFPRNLTLDIPMVSVIIGIIFIVAGIYPVELGSQFNPFYPAPVTVPEWYLTALYAFLRTGLSPFLVGVLIPTLYIIAAAIIPFLDKSRGFKISDRPLVIAIGVTGLVQFAFFTIWGFQGTYPWMPLMPLPGEETLLLFLDPITTFAVWGMLIVICILTVYIYSYNQKRKSAKPLSRSINDPTKPKQLSPRTLLVGLVGLVTLQAFLTIVTVMSYMLNLQNIALITLGSILITFGFIYHFYRMLSS, translated from the coding sequence ATGAGTAGCAAAAAGAAAGGTATTTTTAGTTGGATAACTGATCGTATGGAGCGTATGCTTTTTAATGGCGCGAAGTTCATAATTCCTAAAAAACCAACTAACCCATTAGCATACCTAGGTATGCTAACGTTCATGGACTTTCTTTTGTTAGGAATAACAGGAGCCTTGCTCACAATCTATTATACTCCAACTTTTGAACTAAATCTTACTAACAGAACATTTACATCACCTTGGAACAGTGTTAAGACAATTAATGATGTTATAGCATTTGGATATATATTACGTAATATACATTATCATGCATCGAATGCTATGGTATTATTGGCAATTCTGCATCTATCTTATCAACTCTTTTCAGGTCGTTATAAATTAAAAAATGAACTTATTTGGGTAACAGGTGTTGTATTTGGATTAATAACTATTCTTGAAGCTTACAGTGGTTATGATCTAATTGTTAATGTGAGAGCACAGTTAGCTATGAACGTAGGAAGGGGATTGGCATTGAATACACCTTTTCTAGGGGACACGCTGGCTAATTTACTTTTTGGACCAGGATCATTATCTAGCATGGTAATTCATCTTTATGCGTTTCACATATTCCTATTACCGTTTATAATGGTTTTATTAGCGATATTTCACTTTCCAAGAAATCTCACATTGGATATACCGATGGTTTCTGTGATAATTGGTATAATATTCATAGTAGCAGGAATATATCCAGTAGAATTAGGATCTCAATTTAATCCATTTTATCCAGCTCCAGTGACCGTTCCTGAGTGGTATCTTACAGCATTATACGCTTTCCTAAGAACAGGATTATCCCCGTTTCTTGTAGGCGTGCTCATACCAACACTTTATATTATAGCAGCTGCAATAATACCATTTCTTGACAAAAGTCGAGGATTTAAAATCTCTGATAGACCACTAGTAATAGCAATAGGTGTCACGGGCCTCGTCCAATTTGCATTCTTCACAATATGGGGTTTTCAAGGAACATATCCATGGATGCCATTAATGCCTCTACCTGGAGAAGAAACATTACTACTCTTCCTAGATCCGATTACAACCTTCGCTGTATGGGGAATGTTAATAGTTATATGCATTCTTACAGTTTACATATATTCTTATAATCAAAAAAGGAAATCAGCAAAACCATTATCCCGTTCAATTAATGATCCAACTAAACCTAAGCAACTTAGCCCAAGAACACTGTTAGTAGGGCTCGTAGGTCTTGTGACACTTCAAGCATTTTTAACAATCGTAACAGTCATGTCTTATATGCTGAACTTACAAAATATAGCACTAATCACACTAGGTAGTATTCTAATAACCTTCGGATTCATATACCATTTCTATAGAATGCTATCATCCTAA
- a CDS encoding peroxiredoxin produces MSMPRVGDEAPDFELLNQRGENVKLSSLRGKYVVLYFYPKDFTHGCTLEAQSIKDVYDELKELKKLRNMDVIVLGVSADSVESHKRFAETFNLPFNLLSDPDKKVINLYGVKGLVGARRVTFIIDKDGRIVKIFPKVNAAQHGKEVLNALQELLIGS; encoded by the coding sequence ATGTCTATGCCGAGGGTAGGTGATGAAGCACCAGACTTTGAATTACTAAATCAAAGGGGTGAAAATGTTAAGCTTTCTAGTCTGAGAGGAAAATATGTAGTACTTTATTTTTATCCTAAGGATTTTACACATGGATGCACTTTAGAAGCACAAAGTATAAAGGATGTGTATGATGAGTTAAAGGAATTAAAGAAACTAAGAAATATGGATGTTATCGTTCTTGGTGTCAGCGCAGATTCCGTCGAGTCTCATAAAAGGTTTGCTGAAACATTTAACTTACCTTTTAACTTACTAAGTGATCCTGATAAAAAAGTTATAAATCTTTACGGCGTAAAAGGCCTAGTTGGTGCCAGACGAGTGACATTTATCATAGATAAAGATGGGAGAATAGTAAAAATATTCCCTAAAGTTAATGCTGCACAGCACGGTAAAGAAGTACTTAACGCATTACAGGAATTATTAATCGGTTCATGA
- a CDS encoding thiamine pyrophosphate-dependent enzyme yields the protein MIYRTVRDLPTEEYFAPGHGLCAGCPIGILAKIVLKVSGKDSIIVNATGCGEVSTTLYPSTAWRVPWIHLAFENAAATASGVRAAYDAMIKKGLLNKDANIIVFAGDGGTADIGLQALSGALERGDRFLYICYDNEAYMNTGIQRSGATPFGAWTTTTPLGAKLSGREIFKKDLIGIAIAHKVRYAATAVPSYPFDLANKIEKGLKVNGPAFIHVLIPCTTGWRFDPSFTIKIGKLAVQTGLWPLYEYENGVFRTTVPVPRRKPVIEYLKLQGRFKHLLNKPELITEIQKYADELAQRFGLGPIEQ from the coding sequence ATGATATACAGAACTGTTAGAGATCTACCCACAGAGGAATACTTTGCTCCAGGACATGGTTTGTGCGCAGGCTGTCCAATAGGAATATTAGCGAAAATTGTTTTAAAGGTCTCCGGAAAGGATAGTATAATCGTTAATGCAACCGGATGTGGGGAAGTATCAACCACACTGTACCCATCCACAGCGTGGAGAGTGCCATGGATTCATTTAGCATTTGAAAATGCTGCAGCAACAGCTTCAGGTGTAAGGGCCGCTTACGATGCAATGATAAAGAAAGGATTACTCAATAAGGATGCGAATATAATAGTATTTGCTGGTGATGGTGGCACTGCGGATATAGGTTTACAAGCATTGAGCGGGGCATTAGAACGTGGTGATAGATTCCTCTATATATGTTATGATAATGAAGCATACATGAATACAGGTATTCAGAGGAGTGGAGCAACACCCTTCGGAGCATGGACGACAACCACACCATTAGGTGCAAAATTAAGTGGTCGTGAAATTTTCAAAAAAGATCTCATTGGAATTGCAATAGCACATAAAGTTCGTTATGCTGCTACTGCTGTACCCTCTTATCCTTTTGATTTAGCAAATAAGATAGAAAAGGGTCTTAAAGTAAATGGTCCAGCGTTTATTCACGTTCTCATACCATGCACTACTGGTTGGAGATTCGACCCATCTTTTACAATAAAAATCGGTAAACTGGCTGTTCAAACTGGACTTTGGCCACTTTATGAGTATGAAAATGGCGTGTTCCGAACTACAGTTCCAGTGCCAAGAAGAAAACCAGTCATAGAATATCTTAAGCTCCAGGGAAGGTTCAAGCATCTACTTAATAAGCCAGAATTAATAACTGAAATACAAAAATATGCTGATGAATTAGCTCAACGTTTTGGCCTTGGACCTATAGAACAATAA
- a CDS encoding transketolase C-terminal domain-containing protein, producing the protein MQKLKQIRQTLSGNYAVAYAVKQVDVDVISAYPITPQTTMVEKLSEYVATGELQAEFIPVESEHSALSVVTAAAATGARVFTSTSSQGLLLMHEILFITAALRLPVVMAVANRAVSAPINIWNDHSDAMDQRDTGWIQIFAESSQEAYDTMIQAYRIAEDLRVRLPVMVNFDGYILTHTYEPVDTLPDEHVKEFTPRVKPPFRLNPDEPVSIGTLAPPDYYYEVKYQEINAIENSLPVIEEVSKKYGDLSGRYYSNVEQTSVNDADIVLVSMGALSGTARHVVRELRQHNIKAGLIRLRLFRPFPIKSIIDLISDAKAVGIIDRAVSPGAVGGPVFMEIAAIMKLYGIDVPIVNFIAGLGGRDVTPSDIKYMFDELQLTAISGKPKRPVYYIGLRGWNP; encoded by the coding sequence GTGCAAAAGTTAAAACAAATTAGACAAACTCTCTCTGGCAATTATGCAGTGGCGTATGCAGTAAAACAAGTAGATGTTGATGTGATTTCAGCATATCCGATTACCCCGCAAACTACTATGGTAGAGAAACTCTCAGAATACGTTGCTACAGGGGAACTTCAAGCTGAGTTTATTCCTGTGGAATCTGAACATTCAGCTTTGTCAGTAGTTACTGCAGCTGCAGCTACAGGAGCACGTGTTTTTACATCAACTAGTTCTCAGGGCCTTTTGCTAATGCATGAAATTCTTTTCATTACAGCAGCACTTAGACTCCCTGTCGTGATGGCTGTAGCCAATAGGGCCGTCTCAGCTCCGATTAATATTTGGAATGATCATAGTGATGCTATGGATCAAAGAGATACAGGATGGATACAAATATTTGCAGAATCATCACAGGAAGCATACGATACTATGATACAAGCATACAGAATTGCTGAAGATCTCAGAGTAAGATTGCCAGTAATGGTAAACTTTGATGGATACATATTAACCCATACTTACGAACCGGTAGACACATTACCTGATGAGCATGTAAAAGAATTTACTCCGCGAGTAAAACCGCCTTTTAGATTGAATCCTGATGAACCAGTGAGTATAGGTACTCTGGCACCACCAGATTACTATTATGAAGTAAAGTATCAAGAAATTAACGCTATAGAAAATTCACTACCAGTTATTGAAGAGGTATCAAAAAAGTATGGTGATTTATCAGGTAGATATTACAGTAATGTTGAACAAACTTCCGTTAACGATGCAGATATTGTTTTAGTTAGCATGGGTGCCCTTTCAGGTACAGCTAGGCATGTTGTGAGAGAGTTAAGACAACATAACATAAAAGCTGGTCTCATTAGGTTGCGCTTGTTTAGACCATTCCCAATTAAGTCAATTATTGATTTAATAAGTGATGCAAAGGCTGTGGGAATTATTGATAGAGCAGTTTCACCTGGAGCAGTAGGTGGACCAGTTTTTATGGAAATTGCAGCCATTATGAAGTTGTATGGAATTGATGTCCCAATAGTGAATTTCATAGCAGGGCTAGGAGGCAGAGATGTCACTCCAAGCGATATAAAATATATGTTTGATGAACTCCAACTCACGGCTATATCAGGAAAACCAAAAAGACCTGTTTATTATATAGGTTTACGGGGGTGGAATCCATGA
- a CDS encoding 4Fe-4S binding protein, with the protein MGSNLPSWNEVETGATILRPGSSELNITSTWRTFKPVIDYNKCTDCGLCWVFCPEPAIYKQGKKYYIDYDHCKGCGICYQECPLKAIMWVKEEEK; encoded by the coding sequence ATGGGCTCAAATCTCCCAAGTTGGAATGAAGTAGAAACTGGGGCTACTATCTTAAGACCTGGTTCATCAGAATTAAATATTACAAGTACGTGGAGAACTTTTAAACCTGTTATAGATTATAATAAGTGTACCGATTGTGGATTGTGTTGGGTATTTTGCCCCGAGCCTGCAATCTATAAGCAGGGCAAAAAGTATTACATAGACTATGATCATTGTAAAGGTTGCGGGATCTGTTATCAAGAATGTCCACTTAAAGCTATTATGTGGGTAAAGGAGGAGGAGAAATAG
- a CDS encoding 2-oxoacid:acceptor oxidoreductase family protein, giving the protein MRVEVRFHGRGGQGAVTAAELLAKAAIKEGKYAQGFAAFGPERRGAPVLAFTRISDEPIEIRSQIYEPDIVVVLDPSLVSSKSVLQGLKAGGVLVLNTSRRINEISQIFSGYKLAVVNATEIALKHIGSAITNTAMLGALVKATNIVKLESILDEVNARFGKSNVDTVIETYEKTEVFKWAQISQVGMK; this is encoded by the coding sequence ATGAGAGTTGAAGTGAGATTTCATGGTAGGGGTGGTCAGGGAGCTGTTACCGCTGCGGAACTGTTGGCAAAAGCCGCTATCAAAGAAGGTAAATACGCTCAGGGTTTTGCGGCATTTGGTCCTGAGAGAAGAGGTGCCCCAGTATTAGCGTTTACAAGGATTTCTGATGAACCTATTGAAATACGTTCACAAATCTATGAACCTGATATAGTTGTTGTCTTAGATCCTTCGTTGGTTTCTAGTAAGTCTGTTCTTCAAGGATTAAAGGCAGGAGGTGTCTTAGTTCTAAATACTAGCAGACGTATTAACGAAATTTCACAAATATTCAGTGGATATAAGCTGGCTGTTGTGAACGCAACGGAAATAGCTCTTAAACACATTGGGTCTGCTATTACTAATACTGCAATGCTCGGTGCATTAGTGAAAGCTACTAACATTGTAAAGCTTGAATCTATATTGGATGAAGTAAATGCTCGTTTCGGTAAAAGTAATGTTGATACTGTTATTGAAACTTATGAAAAAACGGAGGTGTTTAAATGGGCTCAAATCTCCCAAGTTGGAATGAAGTAG
- a CDS encoding DUF72 domain-containing protein, with protein MNEVKVFIGTSGWMYDWNPNGFDWYVMQSGLNAVELNASYYRFPFTNQISSWAKKGSNIRWSIKVNRLVTHIYKFNDKGLNVWNKFKKLFDPMDSLIDFYLFQLPPSLRFTDAVKSKLKNFIKNSGISSRIAIEGRSVDWFTHDGAKFVNDLGCVFVSVDAPNLPRSIFVSDGVVYLRMHGRYFWYMHDYSEDELKEIAYSILKSGPERVYIFFNNNHNMLNNARLMLKLFSILEL; from the coding sequence GTGAATGAAGTGAAAGTTTTTATTGGTACTTCTGGTTGGATGTATGATTGGAATCCTAATGGATTTGATTGGTATGTAATGCAAAGTGGGTTGAATGCTGTCGAGTTAAACGCCAGTTATTACAGGTTTCCTTTCACGAATCAAATAAGTTCATGGGCTAAAAAGGGTTCAAATATAAGATGGTCTATTAAAGTTAATAGATTAGTAACTCATATTTATAAGTTTAACGACAAGGGACTTAACGTATGGAATAAGTTTAAAAAACTATTTGACCCCATGGATTCTTTAATAGATTTCTATTTATTTCAACTTCCTCCCTCGTTAAGATTTACTGATGCCGTTAAAAGTAAGTTAAAGAATTTTATTAAAAATAGTGGTATTTCATCAAGAATTGCTATCGAAGGTCGTTCTGTCGACTGGTTCACTCATGATGGTGCAAAGTTTGTTAATGATCTCGGATGTGTTTTTGTTTCTGTTGATGCACCTAATCTTCCTCGTAGTATATTCGTGAGCGATGGTGTTGTTTATTTGCGAATGCATGGTAGGTATTTTTGGTATATGCACGATTATAGCGAGGATGAATTAAAAGAAATTGCATATAGTATTCTTAAGAGTGGCCCAGAACGTGTTTATATTTTCTTTAATAATAATCATAATATGCTTAACAATGCAAGGCTCATGCTTAAGTTGTTCTCAATTTTAGAGTTATGA